The proteins below are encoded in one region of Carettochelys insculpta isolate YL-2023 chromosome 32, ASM3395843v1, whole genome shotgun sequence:
- the LOC142004974 gene encoding olfactory receptor 10A4-like: MTSSKGDPGGNQTILDVFVLVGFSYLNELQILLFVVLLVIYLLTLMGNLLIILLIKLSPSLHTPMYFFLVNLSFVEICFTSSVVPQLLAHLLVEEKTISIAACAAGVYVFTIMGLTQCCLLTAMAYDRYVAICHPLHYTTIMSGRVCALLVGAAWAAGILVEVPLIMWIFSLPFCGSNHIQHFFCDIPPMLNMACADTSQIKAVGLMGLVLFTLCPFLLILLSYIHIISTILKLPSAEGRRKAFSTCSCHLTVVTVSYVTGLITYVKPKFGSTTQSDLLISLLNTIIYPVLNPIIYALRNKEVKGALRKTLQKSTFYCHWRN, encoded by the coding sequence atgacctcttccaagggcgaccctggagggaaccagaccatccttgatgtgttcgtcctggtggggttctcgtaccttaatgAGCTGCAAATTCTTCTTTTTGTGGTTCTTCTGGTCATCTACTTGCTCACCCTCATGGGGAACCTGCTcattatcctgctgataaagctgagcccctccctccacacccccatgtatttcttcctggtgaacctgtctttcgtggaaatctgcttcaccagcagtgtggtccctcagctgctggctcacctcctggtggaggaaaagaccatctccattgcagcttgtgcagcaggGGTGTACGTTTTCaccatcatgggcctcacacaatgctgcctcctcacagccatggcctatgaccgctacgtggccatatgtcaccccctgcactacacaaccatcatgagcggccgggtgtgtgctctgctcgtgggggctgcatgggctgctggcatcttggtggaagttcctctgattatgtggatcttcagcctgcccttctgtggctccaaccacatccaacacttcttctgtgacatcccACCCATGCTGAATATGGCATGTGCTGACACATCTCAGATTAAGGCTGTTGGCCTCATGGGGTTAGTTCTGTtcaccctgtgccctttcctgttgatactcctgtcctacatccacattatctccaccatcctcaagctgccatcggcggagggaaggcgtaaagccttctccacctgctcctgccaCCTCACCGTGGTGACTGTGTCCTATGTCACGGGCCTCATCACCTACGTGAAACCCAAATTTGGCTCCACTACACAGAGTGACCTActgatttccctattgaacacaatCATCTATccagtgttgaaccccataatttacgctctgaggaacaaagaggtgaaaggagccttgagaaaaactttacagaaaagcACCTTTTATTgccactggagaaactag
- the LOC142004975 gene encoding olfactory receptor 6B1-like translates to MEQENHTRVRDFILVGFPTILELQVLLFVVFLTMYLLTLLQNMVIITLIWTNLHLHKPMYFFLSHLSFLEAWYISVTVPKLLVNFLVVNKSISFLGCMVQLYFFLALAGTECALLAVMAYDRYVAICIPLRYPTIMSHRLCLQLAVGSWLTGFLMSTLNIFFIAQLSYCGPNVINHFFCDISPLLNLSCSDMTVVEKVDFVFALVVLLIPLSITVTSYMCIIGTILRIPTAQGRRKAFSTCASHLTVVIIFFSAAFFMYARPQRIQSFDLNKLVSVVYTIATPMLNPFIYCLRNQEVKGALRRMLGVKSADPKVSSSDH, encoded by the coding sequence ATGGAGCAGGAGAACCACACCCGAGTGCGGGACTTCATCCTTGTGGGATTCCCAACcatcctggagctgcaggtgctgctctttgTGGTGTTCCTCACCATGTACCTGCTGACCCTCCTGCAGAACATGGTCATCATCACCCTGATCTGGACCAACCTCCATCTCCACAagcccatgtacttcttcctcagTCACCTCTCCTTCCTGGAGGCTTGGTACATCTCGGTCACCGTCCCAAAGCTGCTGGTGAATTTCCTGGTGGTGAATAAGAGCATCTCCTTCCTGGGCTGCATGGTCCAGCTCTACTTCTTCCTTGCCCTGGCGGGCACTGAATGTGCCCTCTTAGCtgtcatggcctatgaccgctatgtggccatctgtaTCCCTCTTCGATACCCAACCATCATGAGCCACCggctgtgcctgcagctggcggtgggctcctggctgaccggcttcctcatgtccacacTGAACATCTTCTTCATCGCCCAGCTGTCGTACTGTGGCCCCAACGTCATCAACCACTTCTTCTGCGACATCTCCCCATTGCTCAACCTCTCCTGCTCTGACATGACAGTGGTAGAGAAGGTGGACTTTGTCTTTGCCTTGGTCGtcctcctcatccccctctccATCACTGTCACCTCCTACATGTGCATCATCGGCACCATCCTGCGCATCCCCACcgcccagggcaggaggaaggccttctccacctgcgcctcccacctcactgtggtCATCATCTTCTTCTCAGCCGCCTTCTTCATGTACGCCCGGCCCCAGAGGATCCAGTCTTTCGACCTCAACAAGCTCGTGTCCGTGGTGTACACCATTGCCACCCCCATGTTGAACCCCTTCATTTACTGCCTGAGGAACCAGGAGGTGAAGGGGGCATTAAGAAGGATGCTGGGTGTCAAGAGTGCTGACCCCAAGGTCTCCAGCAGTGACCACTAG